From the genome of Cytophagales bacterium WSM2-2:
TTGTCTTGCAGTCTGCGAAATGGTTGTGAAAAAATAATTCGATCGTAATCCTGTTCAAATGCACTACGCGACTGATCATGGAAATCTTGTTTTCCATGCAGGCGTTGTGGCGAGAGAAGTTGTGACCAATTCATTCTATTCTTTCAAAACCAGGTCAATACACATCACTGCTGATAGAATCAAAAGACGAAGCGGATGATCCGCCGGTACCTCCTGGCTAATCTGCAAAATATAATTGTCAGCGCTGGTGAAAAGTTCTTTTCCAAGCCCGCTCCATTTTTTTGAAACCATGGCAAACTCCTTACCATCGTTGGCAACAAATTTGAATTCCCAGCTTGTCCATTTACCTTTCAACATACACAAGGGGCGTTCATTGGGTCCCAATACTTCAAACTTACCTCCGATGGAGAAGAATTTCTGTTTGAACTTGCCAATCAGATTGTCACTTTCATCCAGCACCTCCACATTCGATAAAAAAAAGGAAACACCCCTGCGAATAGTCAGCAACTTTTGGCCTTCAGGGCTTTTTATCTCCATATTGAATGGTGTCATTCTTTTGTAATCCGTAAAGCGGAACATCTTGGTAAAGAAACCAAGTTTCTCTTCCTGGCACTGAAGTATGATTTGCTGTGTCTGTGGATCAAG
Proteins encoded in this window:
- a CDS encoding RNAse; its protein translation is MHPAFNRNLFFVKEHVKIFKAANSFDILDPQTQQIILQCQEEKLGFFTKMFRFTDYKRMTPFNMEIKSPEGQKLLTIRRGVSFFLSNVEVLDESDNLIGKFKQKFFSIGGKFEVLGPNERPLCMLKGKWTSWEFKFVANDGKEFAMVSKKWSGLGKELFTSADNYILQISQEVPADHPLRLLILSAVMCIDLVLKE